The following nucleotide sequence is from Tardiphaga alba.
GCATTCCAGATGATGCGCTCATCGACATTCTGGTACTTCGACTGGCCTCGGAGATAATCTCGATCCCGCGCTCCAGTGCGGAGCGCAGCACCCATGATCTTTGATAATCCCGATCACTCATTCCGCGGATGGCCCGTTCGATCTCCTTGGCGGCATCCAGCATGTCGTGAATGCGGAGCAGAGGGGGACGCGGCATCAGAAGACCCGAATGGCCTCGGCTTCAACCTTCTTGCGGATCAAGGGATGCAGTCCGCTTCTGGTGGTGAGGTCCACATCGACCCCCAACCCTTCCTGCAGCATGCGCTTGGCGGCTACCAGGTCAAAGGCGCTGAACCTGCTACGAGGGTTGTAATCCAGGAAGAGGTCGAGATCGCTCTTCGCGTTCGCCTCCTTGCGAGAGGTCGAGCCGAACAGATAAAGCGAGGTTGCCCCACGCTCTTTGAGAGCGCCGGTAAACGCCCGCAATCTCTTCAGGGCTTCGGTCCGGTTCATGGTCAAATCCTATCCATAAACATAGGGAGAGCGGCACAGGTGAATTCCAGTGCGGCGGACAGGCGTGGGCAAACGATGACGCCCCTCTTCTGCGATGACGGTACCATATTGCCAAACACCATTGGGTCTGAGCGATAGAATATCTTGCTATAACTCACCAGAAGTCCGATTATGAGTTATAGAAGGAAGCTCATAACTCATGCCCTGGATCTGGGAAGACCCCGATTGGCCTCATTTCTCCTATGACGGCAAACGGCTGGAGAAAGTGGAGGCTGACTTCCTACTGCACTCCGGTGAATTCATCGGAGCCTTCAAGCACGTCACTCCGGACGACCAGACCAGCCTGCGTATCGAACTCATCAGCGAGGAGGCGCTCAAGACCTCCGAGATCGAGGGAGAACTCCTCGACCGCAACAGCGTCCAATCATCCCTGCGCTACCAGTTCGGCCTCGCCACGGACCAAAGAGGGGTTCCAGCCGCTGAACGCGGCGTCGTGGACATGATGGTCGATCTCTACCGCACCTTCGCTGCGCCCCTCACCCATGAGACACTGTTCAAGTGGCACACGATGCTGATGGCGGACGCCGACTCTATCCGCGTAATCGGCGACTACCGGAAACACCCCGATCCGATGCAGGTGGTGTCCGGCCCGATCACGCGCCGCAAGGTTCATTTCGAGGCGCCCCCCTCCGAGCGCATGGCAAAAGAGATGGAGGCCTTCATCACCTGGTTCAACGAGACCGCCCCCGGCGGCGCAAACGTGCTGCCCGCATTGACCCGCGCCGGTCTTGCCCACCTCTATTTCGTCAGCATCCATGCGTTTGAAGATGGCAACGGCCGCATTGCGCGTGCGCTGGCTGAAAAATCGCTCGCCCAGAACCTCGGCCAACCCACGCTCATTGCACTCGCCTACACCATCGAGCGCAAACGTAAGGCCTACTACGATGCTCTGGAGCACAACAACAAATCCACCGAGGTGACCGACTGGCTGACTTATTTTGCAGAGACCGTTCTCAAAGCCCAGGACATCACCAACAAGCGCGTCGAGTTCTATGTCGCCAAGACCAAATTCTATGACCGCCTGCGCGATCAGTTCAACGAGCGTCAGCGTAAAGTCATCGCGCGCATGTTCGAGGAAGGCATCAATGGGTTCAAAGGTGGCCTGAGCGCCGAGAACTACATCAGCATCGCGCATGCGGCGCGCGCCACGACAACACGCGACCTACAGGATCTCGTCGCAAAAGGTGCACTCACCCGAACAGGCGAACTAAGGCACACGCGCTATCATCTGAAGCTGGATTAACCGGGGTTCCACGACACCCAGCCGTTCGGGTCAAATTTGTGCTGGCCTATCATGCTTGTGCTAATTGTCTTGATGTAGATCGAAATCCCCCATCGGGCATAGCTGTCTGACCATTGGATCGCCCATGGCAACAGCACCGGGACATCCCGGTGATCTCGTCAGGGATGGTGGAACGAGCCGGCTTTCGTTTGCACGGGCGCGGGCAAACGATAATTCCAATGCCCGCCTTCGGAATCGAGCGTTGGCAGCCGTTTGAGCAAGGAATAAAGCCGCAATCACACTCCCGGCGCCATTTTTGGCGCCCACGGTTCAATTGTCAGCATGAGCTATAGAACGCCGCCCTATAGCTCACGGATTCTGAGATCGCGGCTACACACCCGCTATTCATCGAGCAGTGCATCGAATTTGCGAGAGATGACCGCATTCGCCTTGTCATTGCCGATCCCCAACTCTGCCCCTGAATTCTGTCCGCTATCGCGACCGGCATGCTCCCCTCCGATTTATACACTTTGACAAATTTGGCACTTTCTGTCAAAGACGTCTTATGCGAGTATCTCATTCATGACCAAGCAGCTTTCTCAACAAGAGGCGGAAGCACGTCGCCTGAGCATCCTGACAGAGGCTCGCTGGTGCTTTCTGAATTTTGGATTCGCGAAGACGTCCTTCGACGACATCGCCAAAAGGGCGCGAATCTCGCGAACGCTGCTCTATAAAATCTTCAAGGACAAAGAGGACATCTTCACCGCTGTCTTCGCGGAATGGCTCGTTTCGCGCCACCCGGCTGCCAAAGCTGCTGTGACCATGCGAGGCACCGCCCAAGATCGGCTCTTTGAGGTCTGCCGCCTGATGGTCATCGAACCATGGTCCGACATGATCGGCGCCCCGATGGCTGGAGAGTTCTTCGACGTATGTGAGCGCATTGACCCTGAGGTCGAAGCGCTTCACCGGCAGATCGTCATCGAAAGCGCCACTGAAATCCTTGGAGGCGACAGCACATCCGCCGAGGTTTTCACTCTCGCACTCGACGGCCTTCTCACCGACGAGCCCCCAATACCGGTGCTTGAACAGCGCATCCGGCTTCTCGCCGCGCGCTTCGCTCCGTCCAATAAGAAGGAACGTAAGTAGTATGAGTAAGGAATGGACATTGAAGGATATCCCTTCAATGGCAGGCAAACGCATCATCGTAACCGGTGCGAGTAACGGCATCGGCTGGCACACGGCCCTTGAATTGGTGCGCGCCGGAGCTGATGTGACGATCGCTTCCCGCAATGAGGGAAAAGCAGCCGACGCCGCTCGTCGCATTCTATCGGCTGTCCCGACCGCCACCGTTCGATCCGACAAGCTTGATCTCGCGCACCCGGACTCGGTTCAATCATTTGCAGAGCGCCAACTTGCTCTTGGAACGCCCCTCGACATCCTCATCAACAATGCAGGCGTAATGGCGCTACCAGACCGCCGGGAAAGCGTCGATGGTCACGAGATGCAATTTGCCACCAACGTGCTTGGGCCTTATCGCCTCACCGCCTTACTTCTTCCCGCACTGCTGAAATCATCTTCGCCCCGCGTCGTGACGGTGGCTTCTGGGACTCACGCCATGGGCGGTCCAGTTCCTATTCAAGACCTTGATGCAAAGCAGGGCTACAAACCGATCAAGACCTACGCAAAAACGAAGCTCGCAAACATTCTCGTTGCAAGGGAGTTCCAACGACGTGCAGGCGACCGGCTCCTTTCAGCTTGCAGCCACCCTGGCGCTGCCAAGACCAATCTCTTTGCAGACACCAGCAAGCTCATGCTGCTCTCCGTTTTCGCGATGTATCCCTTGATTCAAAGCGCAGCTGCTGGTGCCGAACCAACGCTGATGGTTGCCACATCGAAGGACATCAAGCCGGGCGGCTACTACGGCCCTGGTGGTTTCATGCGACTTCGTGGCCATCCGGCTGAAGATAAGACCGCACCAATTGCCGACGACATCGAGGCTGGACGTATCCTCGTTGAGCAACTTGAGCACATGACCGGCGTCAAGTTCGAGTTCTAGCCCTTAGGGAAACACGATGAGCACGACGACCACTTGCAACGATTTCTTTGGGTTCTTCCGCGCCTGGATAGCCAATCCCCGCCGGGTGTCGGCAGTTGCTCCATCGGGTCAATCTCTGGCAAGGCTCATAACAAGCGAGATAAAACCAGGGGATGGCCCTGTCATCGAGCTTGGACCTGGAACTGGAGTCTTCACCAAAGCACTCCTCCAACGCGGCGTCTCGGAATCAGAACTTCTGCTCATTGAGTACGGCTCTGACTTCATGCGCTTGCTGCAACAGCGGTTTCCAAATGCACGCGTGCTATGGATGGATGCTTCGCAGCTTGCGCAGTATGAGCCCTTCATCGCGCCAGCAGGGTCGGTCGTAAGCGGCCTTCCGCTGCTTTCTATGACGCCCCGCAAGGTAATGGCCATTCTCAC
It contains:
- a CDS encoding nucleotidyltransferase family protein, translating into MNRTEALKRLRAFTGALKERGATSLYLFGSTSRKEANAKSDLDLFLDYNPRSRFSAFDLVAAKRMLQEGLGVDVDLTTRSGLHPLIRKKVEAEAIRVF
- a CDS encoding SDR family NAD(P)-dependent oxidoreductase: MSKEWTLKDIPSMAGKRIIVTGASNGIGWHTALELVRAGADVTIASRNEGKAADAARRILSAVPTATVRSDKLDLAHPDSVQSFAERQLALGTPLDILINNAGVMALPDRRESVDGHEMQFATNVLGPYRLTALLLPALLKSSSPRVVTVASGTHAMGGPVPIQDLDAKQGYKPIKTYAKTKLANILVAREFQRRAGDRLLSACSHPGAAKTNLFADTSKLMLLSVFAMYPLIQSAAAGAEPTLMVATSKDIKPGGYYGPGGFMRLRGHPAEDKTAPIADDIEAGRILVEQLEHMTGVKFEF
- a CDS encoding class I SAM-dependent methyltransferase, yielding MSTTTTCNDFFGFFRAWIANPRRVSAVAPSGQSLARLITSEIKPGDGPVIELGPGTGVFTKALLQRGVSESELLLIEYGSDFMRLLQQRFPNARVLWMDASQLAQYEPFIAPAGSVVSGLPLLSMTPRKVMAILTGAFRHMRDGGTFYQFTYGIGCPVPRPILDRLGLKASLVGRTARNVPPASVYRIRRRQPVAYMT
- a CDS encoding HepT-like ribonuclease domain-containing protein, with the translated sequence MPRPPLLRIHDMLDAAKEIERAIRGMSDRDYQRSWVLRSALERGIEIISEASRSTRMSMSASSGMR
- a CDS encoding TetR/AcrR family transcriptional regulator, which encodes MTKQLSQQEAEARRLSILTEARWCFLNFGFAKTSFDDIAKRARISRTLLYKIFKDKEDIFTAVFAEWLVSRHPAAKAAVTMRGTAQDRLFEVCRLMVIEPWSDMIGAPMAGEFFDVCERIDPEVEALHRQIVIESATEILGGDSTSAEVFTLALDGLLTDEPPIPVLEQRIRLLAARFAPSNKKERK
- a CDS encoding Fic family protein, with translation MPWIWEDPDWPHFSYDGKRLEKVEADFLLHSGEFIGAFKHVTPDDQTSLRIELISEEALKTSEIEGELLDRNSVQSSLRYQFGLATDQRGVPAAERGVVDMMVDLYRTFAAPLTHETLFKWHTMLMADADSIRVIGDYRKHPDPMQVVSGPITRRKVHFEAPPSERMAKEMEAFITWFNETAPGGANVLPALTRAGLAHLYFVSIHAFEDGNGRIARALAEKSLAQNLGQPTLIALAYTIERKRKAYYDALEHNNKSTEVTDWLTYFAETVLKAQDITNKRVEFYVAKTKFYDRLRDQFNERQRKVIARMFEEGINGFKGGLSAENYISIAHAARATTTRDLQDLVAKGALTRTGELRHTRYHLKLD